One Pseudomonas abieticivorans genomic region harbors:
- a CDS encoding LysR family transcriptional regulator, which translates to MDSLNALTIFVSVAETRSFVATGRLMGVSASAIGKSIARLEQRFGVRLFNRSTRSITLTDEGERFLERSLRILGEIEAAEVEFSLTSSTPQGRLKISLPLVSEPFLPVLAQFKKAYPTVDLDLTFDDRRVDVIEEGYDAVIRAGDVPDSSLTSRLLGRYQMIVVGAPDYFHQYGVPQHPRELLQHACIQFRFPNTGKLQVWPFGGEHADFDLPLPTSMVCNNLEARICFAIQGIGIAYLPDFAIRHALDANALVQILPDCSRGEVYRIMWPTGKHPAPKLRVFIDFLRARLFPEQH; encoded by the coding sequence TTGGACAGCTTGAATGCGTTGACGATTTTCGTGTCGGTCGCCGAGACCCGCAGCTTCGTGGCCACCGGGCGATTGATGGGCGTGTCGGCTTCAGCCATTGGCAAAAGCATTGCGCGCCTAGAGCAACGCTTTGGCGTACGGCTGTTCAACCGCAGTACCCGTAGCATCACGCTGACCGATGAAGGCGAACGTTTTCTGGAGCGCAGCCTGCGCATCCTCGGCGAAATCGAAGCCGCGGAAGTGGAGTTTTCCCTGACCAGCAGTACGCCCCAGGGCCGCTTGAAGATCAGCTTGCCGCTGGTCAGTGAGCCTTTCTTGCCGGTGCTGGCGCAGTTCAAGAAGGCCTATCCCACAGTGGACCTGGACCTGACCTTTGATGACCGTCGCGTCGACGTGATTGAGGAAGGCTACGATGCGGTGATTCGCGCCGGTGACGTGCCGGACTCCAGCCTGACATCACGCTTGCTCGGTCGTTACCAGATGATCGTGGTGGGCGCGCCGGACTACTTTCATCAATACGGCGTGCCGCAGCACCCCCGGGAACTGTTGCAGCACGCATGCATTCAGTTCCGCTTTCCCAACACCGGCAAACTGCAGGTTTGGCCCTTTGGTGGCGAGCACGCCGACTTCGACCTGCCGCTGCCAACATCAATGGTCTGCAACAACCTCGAAGCGCGCATCTGCTTTGCCATCCAGGGCATCGGTATTGCCTACTTGCCTGACTTCGCCATCCGCCATGCGCTCGACGCCAATGCACTGGTGCAGATACTTCCTGACTGCTCGCGAGGTGAGGTCTACCGTATCATGTGGCCTACGGGCAAACACCCGGCGCCGAAGTTGCGGGTGTTCATCGACTTCCTCCGGGCACGGCTGTTTCCCGAGCAACACTAG
- a CDS encoding DUF3077 domain-containing protein, with amino-acid sequence MNDITVTTTLPFGLCDSEQQPFFSVNAGISLEDALAHLSHLLKCAHASAFELCDTPNPDRGLVWSALHHIDGAKGLVDALLAGYESGR; translated from the coding sequence ATGAACGACATCACCGTAACCACCACCCTGCCCTTCGGCCTCTGCGATTCCGAGCAGCAGCCGTTTTTCAGCGTGAACGCCGGCATCAGCCTGGAAGACGCCCTGGCCCACCTGTCGCACTTGCTCAAGTGCGCCCACGCCTCCGCCTTCGAGTTGTGCGACACGCCCAACCCGGACCGTGGGTTGGTGTGGTCTGCCCTGCACCACATCGACGGGGCGAAGGGCCTGGTGGATGCGTTGTTGGCGGGGTATGAGAGCGGTCGGTAG
- a CDS encoding YeeE/YedE thiosulfate transporter family protein — translation MVFSLLMALALAFLIGWVSQRMGMCLVKACEQLLTGRPTLFVALTSCGLFGLLMAPLYRFSEASLPLYSPGISYPLLVSGGLLFGVASVLNNGCSVGTLTRFACGNFNKLFTMIGWVLGIVFWYYLHMMPEQKTILMPEITSRHYWLLIGVVALVLIFLVGIHGNKHLVFSSMLLGALTSALYTFEPLWTPSVFFYNVSQMFWQADMAISARRIAVFVMLLAGMLSFTLYRKTFRFEAFTPSKAGVHLLAGILMGIGASMMLGGNDSQILLVFPTLGIASSLPLVSIATGILVSLWCKKRVTR, via the coding sequence ATGGTTTTTTCTTTACTGATGGCGCTGGCATTAGCGTTCCTGATTGGCTGGGTTTCGCAGCGCATGGGGATGTGCCTTGTCAAAGCGTGCGAACAATTGCTGACGGGACGCCCGACGTTGTTCGTGGCACTCACATCGTGTGGACTGTTCGGGTTGCTGATGGCCCCGCTTTATCGTTTTTCCGAGGCCAGCCTACCGCTGTACTCGCCGGGTATTTCCTACCCTTTGCTGGTTTCGGGAGGCTTGTTGTTCGGGGTGGCATCGGTGCTGAACAACGGTTGCAGCGTAGGCACGCTGACCCGATTTGCCTGTGGCAATTTCAACAAACTGTTCACGATGATCGGCTGGGTCCTGGGGATCGTGTTCTGGTATTACCTGCACATGATGCCCGAGCAGAAGACCATTCTGATGCCGGAGATTACCAGCCGCCATTACTGGCTGTTGATCGGTGTAGTGGCGCTGGTGCTGATATTTTTGGTCGGCATACATGGCAATAAACACCTGGTGTTCTCTAGTATGCTGCTGGGCGCATTGACGAGTGCGCTCTATACGTTCGAGCCGTTATGGACACCCAGCGTGTTCTTTTACAATGTTTCGCAGATGTTCTGGCAAGCCGACATGGCGATCAGCGCCCGGCGTATCGCGGTGTTCGTGATGTTGCTGGCAGGCATGCTGAGTTTTACCCTGTACAGGAAAACGTTCCGCTTCGAGGCCTTTACCCCATCAAAGGCTGGCGTTCATTTGTTGGCGGGTATTTTGATGGGGATTGGGGCTTCGATGATGCTCGGCGGCAACGACTCGCAAATACTGTTGGTGTTTCCAACACTGGGCATTGCTTCAAGCCTTCCATTGGTGTCGATTGCCACAGGCATTCTAGTGTCATTGTGGTGCAAAAAACGCGTTACGCGTTGA
- a CDS encoding LysR family transcriptional regulator yields the protein MDISGRSGEMAVFAKVAQEGSLSAAGRALGLTPSSISRIIARTERRIGTRLLLRTTRAITLTAEGEAYLRGARRILADMAEVEDAITDQGVPRGRLRVSAALAHGRLTIVPLIAAFSALYPAILVDLVLGDEVVDILGGQADVAIRFGQLADSPLTARRISDTGQVIVAAPGYLARHGTPQTPEDLLRHNCLRFNFRRAAPDWPFSRDGQVFSIKVTGTIEGNSGEALSQLAKLGTGIARIGAFSVAEDLKNGHLVPLLESYNPGDREPINAVFVGGAAMPARVRAFVDFLLEHHPASE from the coding sequence ATGGACATCAGCGGGCGATCGGGTGAGATGGCGGTATTCGCCAAGGTGGCGCAAGAAGGCAGCCTCTCGGCGGCCGGCCGCGCGTTGGGCCTGACGCCGTCGTCGATCAGCCGCATCATCGCCCGCACCGAACGCCGCATAGGCACCCGGCTGCTGCTGCGAACCACCCGGGCGATCACCCTGACTGCCGAAGGCGAAGCTTATTTGCGTGGCGCGCGGCGCATCCTGGCCGACATGGCCGAAGTGGAAGACGCCATCACTGACCAAGGCGTGCCCCGGGGCCGGCTGCGGGTGAGCGCAGCGCTCGCCCACGGGCGGCTGACCATCGTGCCGCTGATCGCCGCTTTCAGCGCCCTCTACCCGGCCATCCTGGTCGACCTGGTGCTGGGCGACGAGGTGGTCGATATCCTGGGTGGGCAGGCCGACGTGGCGATTCGCTTCGGCCAGTTGGCCGACAGCCCGCTAACCGCTCGGCGCATAAGCGACACCGGGCAGGTCATCGTTGCCGCGCCTGGCTACCTGGCGCGCCACGGCACCCCGCAAACGCCTGAAGACTTGCTGCGCCACAATTGCCTGCGCTTCAACTTCCGCCGGGCAGCCCCCGACTGGCCCTTCAGCAGGGACGGGCAGGTGTTCTCAATCAAGGTGACCGGCACCATCGAGGGCAACAGCGGCGAGGCCTTGTCGCAGTTGGCCAAGCTGGGCACCGGCATCGCCCGTATCGGCGCCTTCAGCGTGGCCGAGGACTTGAAAAACGGCCATTTGGTACCGCTGTTGGAAAGCTACAACCCCGGGGACCGAGAGCCGATCAATGCGGTGTTCGTGGGTGGCGCGGCGATGCCGGCAAGGGTTCGGGCGTTCGTGGACTTTTTGCTGGAACATCACCCGGCGTCTGAGTAG
- a CDS encoding MFS transporter: MRINPPLAALSIGAFGIGVTEFAPMGMLPGIASDLGVSIPSAGLLVSAYAMGVLIGAPIMTLATAKIPRRNVLIGLMAIFTLGNLLSALATDYQTLLIARLVTSLNHGAFFGIGSIVAASLVPPDKRAGAVATMFLGLTVATIGGVPLATWFGEHFGWRTAFWGIAGLGVVVMASLWWALPNVPAPKGDGMLAEIRVLGRGPVLAALALTVVGSSAMFTVFTYIAPILRDVTHASTNFITGMLVLFGIGLTLGNVWGGKAADRSVDRTLIGSLALLIAVLVAFSVLMRWPLPAALAILVWGAASFALVPPLQMRVMEAAKDAPNLASAVNIGAFNFGNAIGAAVGGAVINAGLGYPAISLAGALMGVLGLVMVLGLSWRSRRAAAALGGCEQAA; this comes from the coding sequence ATGCGTATCAATCCACCCTTAGCAGCACTTTCGATCGGGGCCTTCGGTATTGGGGTCACGGAGTTTGCACCCATGGGCATGTTGCCCGGTATTGCCTCGGACCTGGGCGTGTCCATCCCTTCGGCCGGGCTGTTGGTCAGCGCCTACGCCATGGGCGTGTTGATCGGTGCGCCGATCATGACCCTGGCCACGGCAAAAATCCCCCGGCGCAACGTGCTGATCGGCCTGATGGCGATTTTTACCTTGGGCAACCTGCTGTCGGCATTGGCCACGGACTACCAGACCCTGCTGATCGCCCGTTTGGTGACATCGCTCAACCACGGCGCTTTTTTTGGCATTGGCTCGATCGTGGCGGCCAGCCTGGTGCCGCCCGATAAGCGCGCGGGGGCGGTGGCGACGATGTTCCTGGGGCTGACCGTGGCCACCATCGGCGGCGTGCCGCTGGCCACCTGGTTTGGCGAGCACTTTGGCTGGCGCACCGCGTTCTGGGGCATCGCTGGGCTGGGTGTGGTGGTGATGGCGTCGTTGTGGTGGGCGCTGCCCAATGTGCCGGCCCCCAAGGGCGACGGCATGCTGGCCGAGATCCGCGTGCTGGGGCGCGGGCCGGTATTGGCGGCGCTGGCCCTGACCGTGGTGGGCTCCAGTGCCATGTTCACGGTGTTCACTTACATTGCGCCCATCCTGCGCGACGTGACCCACGCCTCCACCAATTTCATCACCGGTATGCTGGTGCTGTTCGGCATCGGCTTGACCCTGGGCAACGTCTGGGGTGGCAAGGCGGCCGACCGCTCGGTAGACCGCACCTTGATCGGGTCGTTGGCGCTGCTGATCGCCGTGCTGGTGGCCTTCTCGGTGCTCATGCGTTGGCCGCTGCCGGCCGCCCTGGCGATTTTGGTGTGGGGCGCGGCCAGCTTCGCCCTGGTGCCGCCGCTGCAAATGCGCGTGATGGAAGCCGCCAAGGACGCGCCCAACCTGGCGTCTGCGGTGAACATCGGCGCGTTCAACTTCGGCAATGCCATCGGCGCAGCAGTGGGCGGCGCGGTGATCAACGCGGGGTTGGGCTACCCGGCCATATCCCTGGCCGGGGCCTTGATGGGCGTGTTGGGGCTGGTGATGGTGTTGGGTTTGAGCTGGCGTTCGCGCCGGGCTGCGGCCGCCCTGGGCGGGTGTGAGCAGGCCGCTTAG
- a CDS encoding nucleoside/nucleotide kinase family protein yields MKHARPTTLPELARHLKERATQGRILIALAGPPGAGKSTCAEQLAALLNGAGAAVAAVLPMDGYHLDDMILNAQGLRARKGAPSTFDVAGLGHMLQRLRLNEENEIAVPVFDRTLEIARAGARLISRDVKVLIVEGNYLLLNTPPWSALAQYFDLTVSVCAPEAQLQQRLIDRWQAAGIASSQVQAKVELNDLPNGRTVLAHSALADFVLETGPASRA; encoded by the coding sequence TTGAAGCACGCACGCCCGACCACGTTGCCCGAATTGGCCAGGCACCTTAAAGAACGTGCCACCCAAGGCCGCATCCTGATTGCCTTGGCCGGGCCGCCTGGGGCGGGCAAGTCGACCTGTGCCGAGCAACTGGCGGCGTTGCTGAACGGCGCTGGCGCCGCAGTGGCCGCCGTGTTGCCCATGGACGGTTATCACTTGGACGACATGATCCTGAATGCGCAAGGCTTGCGCGCGCGTAAAGGCGCGCCGTCGACCTTCGACGTGGCGGGGTTGGGCCATATGCTCCAGCGGTTGCGCCTGAATGAAGAAAACGAGATCGCGGTGCCGGTGTTTGACCGCACGCTTGAGATCGCCCGTGCGGGGGCTCGCCTGATCTCGCGTGATGTGAAGGTGCTCATCGTGGAGGGTAACTATCTGCTGCTCAACACCCCGCCCTGGTCTGCGCTGGCGCAGTATTTCGACCTGACCGTATCGGTCTGCGCCCCGGAGGCGCAGTTGCAGCAGCGGTTGATCGATCGCTGGCAGGCTGCCGGCATCGCCAGCAGCCAGGTCCAAGCCAAGGTCGAACTCAACGACCTGCCCAATGGGCGCACGGTGCTCGCCCATTCAGCCCTTGCAGATTTTGTACTTGAAACGGGGCCCGCAAGCCGCGCCTAA
- a CDS encoding amino acid permease, which yields MTQERGFDTISNREQGLHRQLTAGQMSMIAIGGAIGTGLFMGSAFAIGYAGPSVLLSYGIGAFITLLLMGCLAEMTVAHSTSGSFGAYAEFYISPLAGFLVRYAYWAAIVLAVGTEVTAIALYMKYWFANVPEWVWILSFSSVLVLLNAISVKTFGTAEYWFSTIKLTAIVGFILLAAYVVFGSGNPAYGVHNYSDHGGFFPHGFSGMWIAVIISIFSFLSVEMIAVAAGEAQDPQRAVKQAFRATIARLVIFYLLTLALMLAIVPWSDAGKTQSPFVTVMQSIGIPGATGVMNFVILIAALSAMNSQLYITTRMMFSLSRAGHAPKALGRLSPSGVPLNALLLSCAGIAMATLMSVFYPEDSFSLMMAISMFGAIFTWFMIFLTHYCFRRYHDRKGGEPLAFRMRLFPYSTGAGLVLMALVMVTTFFTDAFRMTLVFGVPFLLLLTLGYGLFVRKRSVAAVGVLEQE from the coding sequence ATGACGCAAGAACGTGGCTTCGACACCATATCCAACCGTGAGCAAGGCCTGCACCGCCAGCTCACTGCCGGGCAGATGAGCATGATCGCCATTGGCGGCGCCATCGGTACCGGCCTGTTCATGGGCAGCGCCTTCGCCATCGGCTATGCCGGGCCCAGCGTGCTGCTCAGCTACGGCATCGGTGCCTTCATTACGCTGCTGCTGATGGGCTGCCTGGCGGAGATGACGGTGGCCCATTCCACTTCAGGCTCGTTCGGCGCATACGCCGAGTTCTACATCAGCCCCTTGGCTGGATTTTTGGTGCGCTACGCCTATTGGGCGGCCATCGTGTTGGCGGTGGGCACCGAGGTCACGGCCATAGCCCTGTACATGAAGTACTGGTTCGCCAATGTGCCGGAGTGGGTATGGATCTTGTCCTTCTCCAGTGTGCTGGTGCTGCTCAACGCCATCAGCGTCAAGACCTTCGGCACGGCCGAGTATTGGTTTTCCACCATCAAACTCACGGCCATCGTGGGCTTCATTCTGCTGGCGGCGTACGTGGTGTTCGGCTCGGGCAACCCGGCCTATGGGGTGCACAACTACAGCGACCATGGCGGCTTTTTCCCGCACGGTTTCAGCGGGATGTGGATTGCGGTCATCATCTCGATCTTCAGCTTCCTGAGCGTGGAAATGATCGCCGTGGCCGCCGGCGAAGCCCAAGACCCCCAGCGCGCGGTGAAGCAGGCCTTCCGGGCCACCATCGCCCGCTTGGTGATTTTCTACCTGCTGACCCTGGCCCTGATGTTGGCCATCGTGCCCTGGAGCGACGCCGGCAAGACCCAGAGCCCGTTCGTGACGGTGATGCAAAGCATCGGCATACCCGGCGCTACCGGGGTAATGAACTTCGTGATCTTGATCGCCGCGCTGTCGGCCATGAACAGCCAACTCTACATCACCACCCGCATGATGTTCAGCCTGTCCAGGGCAGGGCATGCGCCCAAGGCGCTGGGACGTTTGAGCCCATCGGGGGTGCCGCTCAATGCCTTGCTGCTGTCATGCGCCGGTATCGCCATGGCCACCTTGATGAGCGTGTTCTACCCCGAGGACTCGTTCAGCCTGATGATGGCCATCTCTATGTTCGGCGCCATTTTCACCTGGTTCATGATCTTCCTCACCCACTACTGTTTCCGTCGTTACCACGACCGCAAGGGCGGGGAACCCCTGGCGTTCCGCATGCGCCTGTTCCCATACAGCACAGGGGCGGGGCTGGTGCTGATGGCGTTGGTCATGGTGACCACCTTCTTCACCGACGCGTTCAGGATGACGCTGGTGTTTGGCGTGCCTTTCCTGTTGTTATTGACCCTGGGGTATGGGCTATTCGTGAGAAAACGCAGCGTCGCCGCGGTGGGTGTTTTGGAGCAGGAGTGA
- a CDS encoding OprD family porin, which yields MKSTLPPLRPALALALASCISPVLQADENTGFMEDSHLTLNTINFLFYRNNLNNSGAQNYRKEWAQGLSLNFSSGYTQGLVGFGLDAYAQLGLRLDSGKGTAGTGLLPIGDDGRAQADYSEAGGALKMRISNTQLKYGNLTPLNPVFGTGSARLFTMQANGFQLTSEEWASLHLDMGHFTSGNDGASTNDSGALKALYAGVETRSVDYLGGRYDVSDRLSLSLYGAEFADIWRQYYTNVDYTWPLANNQSLNLDFNLYRTTDEGRALAGNIDNTTWSLSSSYRVGPQRFTLAYQQVDGNEPFDYLGFDRQSGTSIFLANSVQIVDFNAPNERSWQLRYDLDMAAFGVPGLTFMSRYVSGDHIDDSHYQGGENAAYGRYGSDGKRWERDIEARYVVQSGKAKDLSLRVRQASLRSTAQVAQADTTDNNEIRLIIEYPLSFF from the coding sequence ATGAAGTCGACGCTCCCCCCTTTGCGGCCGGCGCTAGCCCTGGCCCTTGCGAGTTGTATCAGCCCGGTTTTACAGGCTGACGAAAATACAGGGTTCATGGAGGACAGCCACCTGACCCTCAATACCATCAACTTTTTGTTCTACCGCAACAACCTCAACAACAGCGGTGCCCAGAACTACCGCAAGGAATGGGCGCAAGGCCTGAGCCTTAACTTCAGTTCCGGCTACACCCAAGGCCTGGTCGGCTTCGGTTTGGACGCCTATGCCCAACTGGGGCTCAGGCTCGACAGTGGCAAGGGCACGGCGGGCACCGGCTTGCTGCCCATCGGTGACGATGGTCGCGCCCAGGCTGATTACTCCGAGGCGGGCGGGGCGCTGAAAATGCGCATTTCCAACACACAACTCAAGTACGGCAACCTGACGCCACTCAACCCCGTGTTCGGGACCGGCTCGGCACGGCTGTTCACCATGCAGGCCAACGGTTTTCAATTGACCAGTGAGGAGTGGGCCAGCCTGCACCTGGACATGGGCCACTTCACCTCGGGCAACGACGGTGCCTCCACCAACGACAGCGGCGCCCTCAAGGCTTTGTACGCAGGGGTCGAAACTCGCAGCGTTGACTACCTGGGCGGGCGTTACGACGTCAGCGATCGCTTGAGCCTAAGCCTGTACGGCGCCGAATTCGCCGATATCTGGCGCCAGTACTACACCAACGTCGACTACACCTGGCCGCTGGCCAACAACCAGAGCCTGAACCTGGATTTCAACCTGTACCGCACCACGGACGAGGGGCGCGCCCTGGCCGGTAACATCGACAACACCACCTGGTCGTTGTCGTCCAGCTATCGCGTGGGCCCGCAACGTTTTACCCTCGCCTACCAGCAGGTGGACGGCAACGAGCCGTTCGACTACTTGGGTTTCGATCGGCAGAGCGGCACCTCGATCTTTCTTGCCAACTCCGTGCAAATCGTCGACTTCAACGCCCCCAACGAGCGCTCGTGGCAGCTGCGTTATGACTTGGACATGGCCGCATTCGGCGTGCCGGGCCTGACCTTCATGTCCCGCTACGTCAGCGGCGACCACATCGATGACAGCCACTACCAAGGCGGTGAAAACGCCGCCTACGGCCGCTATGGCAGCGACGGCAAGCGATGGGAGCGCGACATAGAGGCGCGCTACGTGGTGCAGTCCGGCAAGGCCAAGGACTTGTCGCTGCGCGTGCGCCAGGCCTCGTTGCGTTCCACCGCGCAAGTGGCCCAGGCCGACACCACCGACAACAACGAAATACGGCTGATCATCGAATATCCGTTGAGCTTTTTCTGA
- the kynB gene encoding arylformamidase gives MTQPLRYWDISPVLDPAIPVWPGDTPFQEVRGAMISAECPVNVARITLSPHTGAHVDAPFHFMADGAAIGQVDLNLYMGPCRVIHCIGAGPLVTPEHLAGQLDHLPARVLLRTYAQAPQQQWDEHFCAVAAQTIELLGGLGVRLIGIDSASMDPQHSKTLDAHHATARHRMAILEGVVLDDVNPGDYELIALPLRFANLDASPVRAILRALPKPALPNKDLP, from the coding sequence ATGACCCAGCCCCTGCGCTATTGGGACATCAGTCCCGTACTCGACCCGGCCATTCCCGTGTGGCCCGGCGACACCCCTTTCCAGGAAGTACGCGGCGCCATGATCAGTGCCGAGTGCCCGGTAAACGTGGCGCGCATTACCCTGTCGCCGCACACCGGTGCCCACGTCGACGCGCCGTTTCATTTCATGGCCGATGGCGCCGCCATCGGCCAGGTCGACCTGAACCTTTACATGGGCCCGTGCCGGGTTATCCATTGCATCGGTGCCGGGCCACTGGTCACGCCCGAACACCTGGCCGGCCAGCTCGACCACTTGCCAGCGCGTGTACTGCTGCGCACATACGCCCAGGCCCCACAGCAGCAATGGGATGAGCACTTTTGCGCGGTGGCGGCGCAGACCATCGAACTGCTGGGCGGCCTGGGTGTGCGGCTGATCGGTATCGACAGCGCCTCGATGGACCCCCAGCACTCCAAGACCCTGGACGCCCATCACGCCACCGCCCGCCATCGCATGGCGATACTGGAAGGCGTGGTGCTTGATGACGTCAACCCCGGCGACTACGAACTGATCGCCTTGCCGCTGCGCTTCGCCAACCTGGACGCAAGCCCCGTGCGGGCGATCTTGCGCGCGCTTCCCAAACCAGCACTGCCCAACAAGGACCTCCCATGA
- a CDS encoding Lrp/AsnC family transcriptional regulator translates to MNLDATDLRILHALQQDGRISNQDLAEKVALSPSACLRRLRLLEEDGVISGYRAVLNAERLGVEFEAIVHVSLRQDVEDWHETFITKVQLWPEVVAAYVITGASNYALRVQARDLKHFSNFIVNTLNRTAGVTDIRSEIVLQKIKDRDAVLELVAKK, encoded by the coding sequence ATGAATCTAGACGCGACAGACCTGCGAATTCTTCACGCGCTGCAACAGGACGGCCGTATCAGCAACCAGGACCTGGCCGAGAAAGTCGCCCTCTCGCCCTCCGCCTGTTTGCGCCGCCTGCGCCTGCTGGAAGAAGATGGTGTGATCAGTGGTTACCGCGCGGTATTGAATGCCGAGCGGCTGGGGGTGGAGTTCGAGGCCATCGTGCACGTGTCGTTGCGCCAGGACGTCGAGGATTGGCACGAGACCTTTATCACAAAGGTACAACTGTGGCCGGAGGTGGTGGCCGCCTACGTGATCACCGGGGCCAGCAACTACGCCCTGCGTGTGCAGGCCCGCGACCTGAAGCACTTCTCCAATTTCATCGTCAACACCTTGAACCGCACGGCCGGGGTGACCGATATTCGTTCAGAGATCGTGCTGCAAAAGATCAAGGACCGGGACGCAGTGTTGGAGTTGGTGGCAAAAAAATAG
- a CDS encoding MFS transporter, with translation MWVYLGCWNATVPLIIVQRASLLELATYETTLALCAVMSMLLFASRVEAMRRSTALKAGCMAIVVTGALRYVIVSVWFSIDALIFIDVLAVLAFGVVQPLFGVYPAETVEKYRIASAFRIRRICTTIGRVVGPLLAGAVIAAFSVQASLLFTALVGVAALAVALALPTSTCVNTVRGASPSERVQSMLLGIKLKLVLPPERFLTVSGFMLNLAATAMVPMLVPNFIHTHQLAESSAGLFNALFAIGSVAGLFVLSPLVAKRAHQRNKYIGLWALLIAALCACAQASETWQLAVWLFFAGAASACLSLVGADKRLTSVPSGVRIRLMAATLVVSQGANSASYMVAGGITSQFGTPALLWLYLAIFMVVVVYALSTRRVWRFLEDDADAELYYPNNHPALAASMRT, from the coding sequence ATGTGGGTCTATCTCGGCTGCTGGAATGCAACAGTGCCGCTTATTATCGTACAGCGCGCAAGCCTACTTGAATTGGCGACCTATGAAACCACGCTGGCACTCTGTGCAGTGATGTCCATGCTCCTCTTCGCCTCGCGCGTCGAAGCAATGCGCCGCAGTACGGCGCTGAAGGCAGGTTGCATGGCCATTGTGGTGACGGGTGCGCTGAGGTACGTCATCGTTTCTGTTTGGTTTTCAATCGACGCCTTGATATTCATTGACGTCCTGGCCGTATTGGCCTTTGGCGTCGTTCAACCGCTTTTCGGTGTTTACCCAGCGGAAACAGTTGAAAAATATCGCATAGCGTCTGCGTTTCGAATCCGTCGCATTTGCACAACGATCGGGCGGGTTGTGGGCCCGCTGCTGGCGGGCGCTGTGATCGCAGCTTTTTCGGTACAGGCTTCGTTGCTTTTTACCGCTCTCGTGGGTGTGGCCGCTTTAGCGGTCGCACTGGCACTGCCCACCAGCACCTGCGTCAATACCGTACGAGGGGCATCACCGAGCGAGCGGGTCCAGAGCATGTTGTTGGGGATTAAACTGAAACTCGTTTTGCCACCCGAGCGCTTTTTGACCGTGTCTGGCTTTATGCTCAATCTGGCCGCCACCGCGATGGTGCCTATGCTGGTGCCAAACTTTATTCATACACACCAGCTTGCAGAAAGCAGCGCAGGTTTATTCAATGCATTGTTCGCGATTGGCTCGGTCGCAGGCTTGTTTGTTTTAAGTCCGCTGGTGGCAAAACGGGCCCATCAGCGTAATAAGTATATTGGGCTCTGGGCGTTACTCATCGCAGCTCTCTGCGCGTGTGCCCAGGCGAGCGAGACCTGGCAATTGGCCGTTTGGCTGTTTTTCGCAGGGGCTGCCAGCGCGTGTCTCTCGCTGGTGGGCGCAGATAAAAGGCTGACGTCCGTACCCTCCGGCGTGCGCATTCGATTGATGGCAGCAACGCTGGTTGTCAGTCAGGGTGCCAACTCGGCCTCTTACATGGTGGCAGGGGGGATTACCTCACAGTTTGGCACTCCCGCTCTGCTCTGGCTCTATCTGGCGATCTTCATGGTGGTGGTTGTCTATGCGCTATCGACGAGAAGGGTGTGGCGCTTCTTGGAGGATGACGCGGATGCTGAACTGTATTACCCGAACAATCATCCGGCGCTGGCGGCGAGTATGCGGACATGA